The Mycolicibacterium doricum genome includes a region encoding these proteins:
- a CDS encoding DUF2617 family protein, translating into MPFHQLAVAPADVDGAALGLALNGPAASPLVSIRLSHRRGGALVLGVLGASHVVTVEHPAGRFSEEVSCSVHPHGGALPGRHDGPGYRFDSETRVCDATGFGQLAARLYERCLTDRNTLGGRFPGDDAALTVLQARPDGPGWRWRTCHLYPGGPGVPGGTAVHTISRWHP; encoded by the coding sequence TTGCCGTTCCACCAACTCGCCGTGGCGCCCGCCGACGTCGACGGCGCCGCGCTTGGACTAGCCCTCAACGGGCCCGCCGCCTCACCGCTGGTCAGCATCCGGCTGTCGCACCGCCGCGGCGGCGCGCTGGTCCTCGGTGTGCTCGGCGCCTCGCACGTCGTCACCGTCGAGCACCCCGCCGGCCGTTTCAGCGAGGAAGTCTCGTGTTCAGTCCATCCGCACGGCGGCGCGCTGCCCGGCCGCCACGACGGCCCCGGCTACCGATTCGACTCTGAAACACGAGTTTGCGATGCAACAGGATTCGGGCAGTTGGCGGCACGGCTGTACGAGCGCTGCCTGACCGACCGCAACACCCTCGGTGGCCGCTTTCCCGGCGACGACGCCGCGCTGACCGTCCTGCAGGCGCGCCCCGACGGCCCGGGCTGGCGGTGGCGGACCTGTCATCTCTATCCCGGCGGCCCCGGTGTCCCTGGCGGCACGGCCGTGCACACCATCAGCCGGTGGCACCCGTGA
- a CDS encoding DUF4178 domain-containing protein — protein sequence MGTFLIVLAIALFAGAVIVLVLALQRSKRPKPTPQRTDPLRFSMPQEFGPRQLGPGAIVSYGGVDLVVRGSVTLRQGPFVWWEHLLEGGDEPVWFSVEEDEGRLELAMWTRRPDLQLQPGGSHVVDGIGFVQTEHGHASYTTEGTTGLPPAGDMEFVDYANNTGETLLGFERWAPEMPWEISIGRTVRAGELTVYPAPPAGS from the coding sequence GTGGGAACGTTCCTGATCGTGCTGGCCATTGCGCTGTTCGCCGGCGCCGTCATCGTGCTCGTGCTGGCGTTGCAGCGCTCCAAGAGGCCGAAGCCGACTCCCCAACGCACTGATCCGCTGCGGTTCTCGATGCCGCAGGAGTTCGGACCCCGCCAGCTGGGCCCCGGCGCGATCGTCAGCTACGGCGGCGTCGACCTGGTGGTACGGGGTTCGGTGACCCTGCGCCAGGGCCCGTTCGTCTGGTGGGAGCACCTGCTCGAGGGCGGTGACGAGCCCGTCTGGTTCAGCGTCGAGGAGGACGAAGGGCGCCTCGAACTGGCGATGTGGACCCGCCGCCCGGATCTGCAACTGCAGCCGGGCGGTTCACACGTCGTCGATGGGATCGGGTTCGTCCAAACCGAGCACGGCCACGCCTCCTACACCACCGAGGGCACCACGGGCCTGCCGCCGGCCGGCGACATGGAGTTCGTCGACTACGCGAACAACACCGGTGAAACCCTGCTGGGATTCGAGCGCTGGGCACCCGAGATGCCCTGGGAGATCTCGATCGGACGCACGGTGCGCGCCGGCGAGCTCACCGTCTATCCGGCTCCCCCGGCCGGCTCCTAG